AAGGCGCGCCAGACTGGCGCGAGTTCGGTTGCCGTGCCGGTCAATCCGATAAACGACGGATCGAAACTGGGCACATATCCGCGCAAGCGTTCGAGTGTATCGCGCTCTGGATCAATCGTGATGAAAATGAATTGCACGCGGTCGGCGTGTTGTTTCAATTGCGCGCGGACGCGTTTCAGTTCCACGAGCGTCGTCGGACACACGTCGGGACACGTGGTGTAGCCGAAATACACGACGACGACCTTGCCGGTCAAATCGCTCAACCGAAACGGTTTGCCATTGTGCGCGGTCAATGTGAAATCCGCCGCGCGCATGGGCGGTTCGATCACCGAGCCGTGAAAAGCATAGGGCTGGGTCGCCATCCACAACCCTGCCGCCATCATCAGCACGATTGTAAGCCCCAGCCCCAGGACGAGTTTCGTTTTCATTTGTAGGTACGTGACGGGTGACGATGCGTCACCCGTCACACGTTATTTCACTGCAACGGTTCCAATGAGATAGAGTGCGGGATAAAAGAATTGCCACACGACATCCACAAAGTGCCAGTAGTTCGTGCACGCTTCGACCGCCCAGTGTCGCTCTGCGGAATAACGTCCGCGCAGTCCATTGCGGAGAACGACGCCGATGAACAACACGCCGGTCAGAACGTGAAACGCGTGCATCCCGGTCATCATGTAAAACACCGCGCCTTCCGCGCTATCGCTCGGACCGAACGGCGCGATGCGCCACTCGACGCCGACGACGCCGGCGAGAAAGACCAAGCCGAGGAACATCGTCATCCCCGCGCTGATCGCGA
This is a stretch of genomic DNA from Chloroflexota bacterium. It encodes these proteins:
- a CDS encoding SCO family protein gives rise to the protein MKTKLVLGLGLTIVLMMAAGLWMATQPYAFHGSVIEPPMRAADFTLTAHNGKPFRLSDLTGKVVVVYFGYTTCPDVCPTTLVELKRVRAQLKQHADRVQFIFITIDPERDTLERLRGYVPSFDPSFIGLTGTATELAPVWRAFGVYRAKQPSESALGYLMDHSAQLYAIDGRGNLRVTFAFGETADNMTQDIKQLLAETRN
- a CDS encoding heme-copper oxidase subunit III — encoded protein: MTAEATHVDAYHKKLANNRLGLWLFIISDSFMFAGLLVTRFYLLGDHRPELNQYLGLGVTAILLVSSFFMNRAETYMVHGDRRGFAISAGMTMFLGLVFLAGVVGVEWRIAPFGPSDSAEGAVFYMMTGMHAFHVLTGVLFIGVVLRNGLRGRYSAERHWAVEACTNYWHFVDVVWQFFYPALYLIGTVAVK